A single Stigmatopora argus isolate UIUO_Sarg chromosome 7, RoL_Sarg_1.0, whole genome shotgun sequence DNA region contains:
- the cdkn2a/b gene encoding cyclin-dependent kinase 4 inhibitor B, giving the protein MRTVEDELTSAAATGNAAQVERLLRAGADVNGANRFGYTALQVMMMGSTRVAELLLSTGGDPNVADACTGSTPLHDAARTGFGDTARLLVRFAARPRARDADNCQPVDVARKNGHTDVVAFLESL; this is encoded by the exons ATGAGGACTGTGGAGGATGAACTGACGTCGGCGGCCGCCACGGGGAACGCGGCCCAAGTGGAGCGACTCCTCCGGGCTGGGGCAGACGTCAACGGGGCCAACCGCTTTGGATATACCGCTCTGCAG GTGATGATGATGGGCAGCACGCGGGTGGCCGAGCTGCTGCTGTCCACGGGCGGCGACCCCAACGTGGCCGACGCGTGCACCGGGAGCACGCCGCTGCACGACGCCGCTCGGACCGGCTTCGGGGACACCGCGCGGCTTCTGGTGCGCTTCGCCGCTCGCCCGCGGGCCCGGGACGCCGACAATTGTCAACCCGTGGACGTAGCCCGGAAAAACGGCCACACCGACGTGGTGGCCTTCTTGGAGTCGCTGTGA